From one Ursus arctos isolate Adak ecotype North America unplaced genomic scaffold, UrsArc2.0 scaffold_1, whole genome shotgun sequence genomic stretch:
- the LOC113250326 gene encoding dnaJ homolog subfamily B member 3 encodes MVDYYEVLGVPRQASSEAIKKAYRKLALKWHPDKNPENKEEAERRFKQVAQAYEVLSDAKKRGVYDRYGEAGVEDGGGPCRDPFEYVFTFRDPAEVFRESFGDRDPFSSDFFGDPLESIVGGRRSSRGSRSRGTASFFAFSEFPAFGGGFSSFDTDFSSFGSLGSGGLSSFSMSCGSGGTCNFRSMSTSTEIVNGKKITTKRIIENGRERVEVAEDGEFKSLVINGKEQLLCSDTK; translated from the coding sequence ATGGTGGACTACTACGAGGTGCTGGGCGTGCCCCGCCAGGCGTCATCCGAGGCCATCAAGAAGGCATACCGCAAGCTGGCGCTCAAGTGGCACCCCGACAAAAACCCTGAGAACAAGGAGGAGGCGGAGAGGCGATTCAAGCAAGTGGCCCAGGCCTACGAGGTGTTGTCAGACGCCAAGAAGAGGGGCGTCTACGACCGGTATGGCGAGGCGGGAGTGGAGGACGGCGGCGGGCCCTGCCGCGACCCCTTCGAGTACGTCTTCACCTTCCGCGACCCGGCCGAGGTCTTCAGGGAGTCTTTCGGGGACCGCGACCCATTTTCATCCGACTTCTTCGGAGACCCACTAGAGAGCATCGTGGGCGGTCGGAGGAGCTCCCGgggaagcagaagcagaggaaccgCTTCCTTCTTCGCCTTCAGCGAATTTCCAGCATTTGGgggtggtttttcttcttttgatacGGACTTTAGTTCCTTTGGTTCCCTGGGGAGCGGAggcctttcctccttctccatgTCTTGTGGTAGTGGTGGGACATGCAACTTCAGATCCATGTCGACTTCCACCGAAATCGTTAATGGCAAAAAAATCACCACCAAGAGAATCATTGAGAATGGCCGAGAAAGAGTGGAGGTGGCAGAAGACGGCGAGTTCAAGTCCCTGGTAATAAATGGCAAAGAGCAGTTGCTGTGCTCTGACACCAAGTAA